A genomic window from Stigmatopora argus isolate UIUO_Sarg chromosome 13, RoL_Sarg_1.0, whole genome shotgun sequence includes:
- the LOC144087439 gene encoding dynein light chain Tctex-type 1-like, translating into MRILRSCWETGDKCHQMEEYNNGDEVVFNPDEATNNIKECIEGVIGGMDYSQSKVNQWSAAIVEQSLAHLVKQRHPFKYIVNCTVMQKSGAGLHTANSCYWDNGTDGSCTVRWENRTMYCVVCVFAVAL; encoded by the exons ATGCGCATACTTAGATCGTGCTGGGAAACTGGCGACAAGTGCCACCAAATGGAGGAGTATAATAATGGCGACGAG GTGGTGTTCAATCCCGATGAAGCCACCAACAACATTAAAGAG TGCATCGAGGGGGTTATCGGAGGGATGGATTACAGTCAAAGCAAAGTCAACCAGTGGAGTGCCGCCATTGTGGAGCAATCTCTGGCCCACCTGGTCAAACAGAGACACCCATTCAAGTATATAG TTAACTGCACCGTCATGCAGAAAAGCGGTGCCGGGCTGCACACGGCAAATTCGTGCTACTGGGACAACGGTACAGATG GAAGCTGCACAGTCCGATGGGAGAACCGCACCATGTACTGCGTGGTCTGCGTCTTTGCCGTCGCCCTGTAA